The following are encoded in a window of Flavobacterium psychrotrophum genomic DNA:
- a CDS encoding thioredoxin family protein, which produces MKFLALLLLFVIPTQWEPDFENAKKIAKEKHELILLNFSGSDWCGPCIMLRKDYIDSDTFQSMAKENLVLVNADFPRKKKNQLSAEQVKRNETLAEKYNKEGQFPFTLLLDSDGKVVKAWTGKPEVSVEKWTEEIQAICKAHK; this is translated from the coding sequence ATGAAATTTTTAGCCCTACTATTACTGTTTGTGATTCCCACCCAGTGGGAACCCGATTTTGAGAACGCAAAAAAAATAGCCAAAGAGAAACATGAACTGATACTCCTTAACTTTTCAGGATCAGACTGGTGTGGCCCATGCATTATGCTCCGCAAAGATTATATTGACAGTGATACCTTTCAAAGCATGGCAAAGGAAAACCTAGTGCTGGTCAATGCCGATTTTCCGAGGAAAAAGAAAAACCAGCTTTCTGCTGAGCAGGTAAAACGTAATGAGACACTTGCGGAGAAATACAATAAAGAAGGTCAATTTCCTTTTACGCTGTTGCTTGACTCCGACGGGAAGGTTGTAAAGGCCTGGACGGGGAAACCGGAAGTTTCCGTTGAAAAGTGGACTGAAGAGATCCAAGCCATTTGTAAGGCACACAAATAA
- a CDS encoding helix-turn-helix domain-containing protein codes for MLQFKDKRLVKFGTYIASLRKERGLESKDVTKNCSLSTKDLQSIEDGSKNFGFTTLLELAKGIGISPKDLLNIDLD; via the coding sequence ATGTTACAATTTAAAGATAAAAGATTAGTCAAATTTGGTACGTATATAGCTTCTCTACGAAAAGAGCGTGGCTTGGAATCTAAAGACGTTACGAAAAACTGTTCATTAAGTACCAAAGACCTACAGTCTATTGAGGACGGCAGTAAGAATTTCGGTTTTACAACATTGCTCGAACTTGCTAAAGGAATAGGTATAAGTCCTAAAGATTTATTGAATATTGATCTTGACTAA
- a CDS encoding VIT1/CCC1 transporter family protein, which translates to MKTQTENHFINRSGWLRAAVLGANDGILSTTSLAIGIAAASDGRDPIVLAALAGVVAGALSMAAGEYVSVSSQSDIETSDLEREKKELAEMPESELAELTGIYVARGLAPDLAHEVALQLTAHNALEAHARDELGINEITQAKPFQAAMASALAFIAGGVLPLLVAILAPVRYMVVLQYCFAIVFLAISGALAAGAGGSNKVKSILRICLWGTIAMCASALVGYLFNVQTT; encoded by the coding sequence ATGAAAACGCAAACTGAGAACCATTTTATCAACCGAAGCGGCTGGCTTCGTGCCGCTGTCCTGGGGGCAAATGATGGCATATTGTCAACGACGAGTCTCGCCATTGGTATTGCTGCCGCCAGTGACGGTAGAGATCCAATTGTACTGGCTGCTTTGGCCGGAGTAGTTGCAGGAGCGCTCTCGATGGCCGCAGGCGAATATGTATCGGTAAGTTCGCAAAGCGATATTGAAACTTCTGACCTGGAAAGAGAAAAGAAAGAACTGGCAGAAATGCCGGAGTCTGAACTTGCAGAGCTTACCGGTATTTATGTTGCCAGGGGTCTGGCTCCCGATTTGGCCCATGAAGTCGCTTTGCAACTGACGGCCCATAATGCATTGGAAGCCCATGCAAGAGACGAGCTGGGTATTAACGAAATCACGCAGGCAAAACCGTTCCAAGCGGCAATGGCATCAGCGCTTGCTTTTATAGCCGGCGGGGTTTTGCCACTGTTGGTAGCGATTTTAGCGCCTGTTAGGTATATGGTAGTGCTGCAATATTGTTTTGCTATAGTCTTTCTTGCTATTTCTGGAGCCTTGGCCGCCGGTGCAGGTGGCTCCAATAAGGTGAAGTCCATATTGCGGATATGTTTATGGGGTACAATTGCCATGTGTGCTTCGGCTCTGGTGGGCTATCTCTTTAATGTTCAGACGACATGA
- a CDS encoding TetR/AcrR family transcriptional regulator translates to MATKAERTKQFIIETAAPIYNQKGISGANIDDVLEATKLTKGCLYGHFENKEDLTLQVVDHMLTSNGEKIGLAISKAKTAKAKVFAFLDFYKDPLNTHLKGGCPIFNIAVEADDHFPEISEKIAGIIRNGQEVFVSILKQGIQAGEFNENLDPAVYAFKAMSAVEGGVIMCKVLKSAKPMAGLIKSLKAELESYSQ, encoded by the coding sequence ATGGCAACTAAGGCAGAAAGAACGAAACAGTTTATTATAGAAACCGCCGCCCCCATTTATAACCAAAAAGGGATTTCAGGGGCTAACATTGATGATGTGCTTGAGGCTACTAAGCTTACTAAAGGCTGCCTTTATGGACATTTTGAGAACAAAGAAGACCTTACATTACAGGTAGTTGACCATATGCTCACGAGCAATGGAGAAAAGATAGGGCTCGCAATTAGTAAGGCCAAAACGGCGAAAGCAAAAGTTTTTGCTTTTTTGGATTTTTACAAAGATCCTTTAAATACCCATCTTAAAGGCGGATGCCCCATTTTTAATATAGCGGTGGAAGCTGATGACCATTTCCCTGAAATCAGCGAAAAGATAGCAGGTATAATAAGGAACGGGCAGGAAGTGTTCGTCAGTATCCTTAAACAGGGCATACAGGCAGGAGAGTTCAATGAAAATCTTGACCCTGCCGTGTATGCCTTTAAAGCCATGTCAGCGGTTGAAGGCGGTGTTATAATGTGTAAGGTGTTGAAAAGCGCCAAACCTATGGCAGGATTGATCAAAAGCCTTAAGGCCGAACTGGAGTCTTATTCGCAATAA
- a CDS encoding DUF4266 domain-containing protein, whose protein sequence is MKLSRYLCCAVFIGIACCSCTSVKEYQKNKINDAEMALNNRKVEKTELSFQTYREGSSGANAGKSGGGCGCN, encoded by the coding sequence ATGAAACTTTCCCGTTACCTGTGCTGTGCCGTATTTATCGGCATTGCATGCTGCTCCTGCACCTCGGTTAAGGAGTACCAAAAAAACAAGATTAATGATGCCGAAATGGCATTAAACAACCGTAAAGTTGAGAAAACTGAGTTGAGCTTCCAGACCTATCGGGAAGGTTCCTCGGGTGCTAATGCAGGAAAAAGTGGCGGTGGCTGTGGATGCAATTAA
- a CDS encoding SDR family oxidoreductase — MNLQGKTILITGGASGIGLEAARQFHGLGNKVIITGRNQAKLDAAKQLLPGIVAIQSDAAKAEDAQALFDQVKTLGGIDILYNNAGVGVPPLNLGNAHHSHVAGALYEMEVNYIGVIRLNNLFMEQLKKRPEAAIINTTSILSIVPSVLEATYSASKAALSSYTKTLRSHLKVLNSTVRVYELLPPLVDTDMVADRPDKKISPEKLVNALIKGMQNDQFTIRVGDTKIVSVLNRLLPNTVYGIINPKKAFDALR; from the coding sequence ATGAACTTACAAGGCAAAACAATATTGATTACAGGCGGGGCATCGGGCATTGGGCTTGAAGCTGCAAGACAATTTCATGGGCTGGGTAATAAGGTAATTATTACAGGGCGCAATCAGGCGAAGCTGGATGCTGCCAAACAACTCCTGCCCGGAATAGTTGCCATACAGAGTGACGCCGCTAAAGCCGAAGATGCACAGGCGCTATTTGATCAGGTAAAAACACTCGGCGGTATCGATATACTGTACAACAACGCCGGTGTAGGTGTACCACCGTTAAACCTGGGTAACGCCCATCATAGCCATGTAGCTGGTGCTTTATATGAAATGGAGGTAAACTATATCGGTGTGATCCGACTTAATAACCTTTTTATGGAGCAGTTAAAGAAGCGGCCTGAAGCAGCAATTATTAATACTACTTCCATTCTCAGCATTGTACCCTCGGTGTTGGAAGCTACCTACTCTGCCTCAAAGGCGGCTTTATCGTCCTATACTAAAACATTAAGGTCACACCTGAAAGTTCTCAACAGCACTGTCAGAGTATATGAGTTGCTTCCACCGCTGGTAGACACCGATATGGTGGCAGACCGTCCGGATAAAAAGATCAGCCCGGAAAAATTAGTCAATGCCCTTATTAAAGGCATGCAAAATGACCAATTCACAATCCGTGTGGGTGATACAAAAATCGTATCTGTGCTTAACCGCCTGTTGCCCAATACTGTCTATGGGATAATTAACCCTAAAAAGGCATTCGATGCACTTAGGTAA
- a CDS encoding DEAD/DEAH box helicase, giving the protein MTFENLNISAPILKALGQQNYTTPTPIQERAIPVILSGKDLIGCAQTGTGKTAAFAIPILQQLAGRPAKKTKAIRSLILTPTRELAIQISDNFTSYGQHLTLKHIAIYGGVSQFHQVKALRNGVDILIATPGRLLDLIQQQYIDLSNLEIFVLDEADSMLDMGFVRDVKKIITKLPAQRQTLFFSATMPNTIQQLADSLLQNPEYVSVAPVSSAAKTVSQSVYFVDKRDKEKLLTHILNGNGISRSLVFTRTKRGADQLVKLLVKEGIFAAAIHGNKSQNARQKALQGFKVNQLRVLVATDIAARGIDIDELPHVINFDLPDVPETYVHRIGRTGRGGNSGTAVSFCGNEEKADLRSIEKLIGFKLPVSAL; this is encoded by the coding sequence ATGACATTTGAAAATTTAAATATTTCAGCACCCATACTAAAAGCTTTGGGTCAGCAAAATTATACAACACCAACTCCCATACAAGAGCGAGCCATACCGGTAATCCTTTCGGGTAAAGACCTAATAGGTTGCGCCCAGACCGGCACGGGTAAAACCGCCGCTTTTGCAATCCCTATTTTACAACAACTGGCAGGCAGGCCAGCAAAAAAAACAAAAGCGATACGGTCGCTTATACTTACGCCCACCCGTGAACTGGCAATACAGATCAGCGATAACTTCACATCTTATGGGCAGCATCTTACCTTGAAACATATTGCCATTTACGGAGGAGTCTCGCAATTCCACCAGGTCAAGGCACTACGTAACGGCGTTGATATATTGATAGCCACGCCCGGCAGGTTGCTGGATTTAATACAACAACAATATATTGATCTTTCTAACCTTGAAATATTTGTACTGGATGAGGCAGACAGTATGCTCGACATGGGCTTTGTGCGTGATGTAAAAAAGATCATTACTAAACTTCCTGCACAAAGGCAAACGCTGTTTTTCTCTGCGACTATGCCCAACACCATACAGCAATTGGCTGACAGCCTGTTGCAAAACCCTGAATACGTGAGCGTAGCCCCAGTATCTTCCGCTGCAAAAACCGTAAGCCAGAGCGTTTACTTTGTAGATAAAAGGGATAAGGAAAAACTGCTGACGCATATTCTTAATGGTAATGGAATTTCGCGTTCGCTGGTATTTACCCGCACCAAGCGTGGCGCAGACCAGCTGGTAAAGCTTCTTGTAAAGGAAGGCATATTTGCAGCAGCTATCCATGGTAACAAGTCTCAAAATGCAAGGCAAAAAGCATTACAGGGTTTTAAAGTTAACCAGCTGCGTGTACTTGTGGCTACAGATATTGCAGCGCGTGGCATTGACATTGACGAGCTCCCACACGTGATTAACTTTGACCTCCCTGATGTACCGGAAACTTACGTACACCGAATTGGCCGTACGGGTCGTGGCGGTAATAGCGGCACGGCGGTATCATTTTGTGGAAATGAAGAAAAAGCAGACCTGAGGAGCATCGAAAAACTCATTGGTTTTAAGCTACCGGTTTCTGCTTTGTAA
- a CDS encoding NADP-dependent oxidoreductase, giving the protein MKAFVIEKYQKDGGHISQVPSPTPKAGEVLVEVHAAGINLLDSKIRQGEFKMLLPYKTPFILGHDLAGVVTKVGTGVRGFKVGDEVYARPSDYHIGTFAEFIAVPEADLALKPKELSMEEAASIPLVALTAWQALVEKGQLKKGQKVFIQAGSGGVGTVAIQLAKHLGATVATTTSAGNAALVKNLGADVIIDYRKDDFEKLLNGYDLVLHSQDAKTLEKSLRVLRPGGKLISISGPPTPEFANEAGLPWYLKLLMRMLSAGTRRKAKKLGVGFSFLFMKADGRQLKKITALIDAGIIKPVMDKVFPFSQIKEAITYVESGRAKGKVVMKIK; this is encoded by the coding sequence ATGAAAGCATTTGTCATAGAAAAATATCAAAAAGATGGAGGGCATATAAGCCAGGTACCCTCCCCCACACCCAAAGCTGGCGAGGTACTGGTAGAAGTGCATGCTGCCGGTATTAACCTCTTGGACTCCAAGATCAGGCAAGGCGAGTTTAAAATGCTGTTACCGTACAAAACCCCTTTCATATTGGGCCATGACCTTGCGGGTGTGGTAACCAAAGTGGGAACAGGTGTACGGGGATTTAAGGTGGGCGACGAGGTATATGCCCGGCCTTCCGATTATCATATTGGCACTTTTGCGGAGTTCATCGCAGTACCCGAAGCCGACCTGGCGTTAAAACCAAAAGAACTTTCTATGGAAGAAGCCGCTTCAATACCCTTGGTAGCATTAACCGCCTGGCAGGCACTGGTCGAAAAAGGGCAGCTTAAAAAAGGCCAGAAAGTATTTATTCAAGCGGGCTCGGGAGGTGTTGGTACCGTAGCTATTCAGTTAGCGAAACATCTGGGCGCAACCGTAGCTACTACTACAAGTGCCGGCAACGCAGCATTGGTTAAAAATCTTGGTGCAGATGTAATAATTGATTACAGGAAAGATGATTTTGAAAAGCTGTTAAATGGCTATGACCTGGTACTGCACAGCCAGGATGCGAAAACCCTTGAAAAGTCGCTGAGGGTACTCAGGCCCGGTGGGAAGTTGATCTCTATTTCAGGCCCGCCTACGCCGGAGTTTGCCAACGAGGCCGGATTGCCATGGTACCTGAAACTGCTAATGCGTATGCTGAGTGCCGGTACACGTCGAAAAGCAAAAAAACTGGGGGTTGGATTTTCATTCCTTTTCATGAAAGCGGATGGCCGCCAACTCAAGAAAATAACAGCATTGATCGATGCAGGTATCATAAAACCTGTAATGGATAAGGTCTTTCCGTTTTCCCAAATTAAAGAAGCCATAACATACGTAGAAAGCGGCCGAGCTAAAGGAAAAGTAGTCATGAAAATTAAATAA
- a CDS encoding DoxX family protein: MKKIKVLYWTTTVLAMATGASSGYMYFTSPFMVGVFKHLELPDYFRIELGVLKVLGSIALLIPVIPARIKEWAYFGFGITFLSGTIAHMAIDGISKSFFPLIPSFFLLLS; encoded by the coding sequence ATGAAAAAAATAAAGGTTCTGTATTGGACAACAACAGTATTGGCTATGGCCACAGGGGCATCATCGGGATATATGTATTTTACCAGCCCTTTCATGGTGGGCGTGTTTAAGCACCTTGAATTACCCGACTATTTTAGGATAGAGTTAGGTGTGCTGAAAGTACTCGGATCAATAGCCTTATTGATTCCTGTAATACCGGCAAGGATTAAAGAATGGGCATATTTCGGATTCGGTATTACTTTCCTTTCCGGGACTATTGCACATATGGCAATCGATGGTATATCGAAAAGTTTTTTCCCATTGATACCCTCCTTTTTCCTGCTCTTGTCATAA
- a CDS encoding RNA recognition motif domain-containing protein, whose protein sequence is MNIYVANLGYSTSENQVRDAFAAHGEVTSVKLIIDQVSGRAKGFGFVEMPKTSEAEKAIEELNNSRLDSQVIVVNEARPKPANSGFGSNRGGGGYSRSNDRRY, encoded by the coding sequence ATGAACATTTATGTAGCAAATCTGGGGTATAGTACCTCAGAAAATCAGGTGCGCGATGCTTTCGCTGCCCACGGAGAAGTAACTTCCGTAAAATTAATCATTGACCAGGTTAGTGGCCGTGCTAAAGGATTTGGTTTTGTAGAAATGCCAAAGACCTCAGAAGCGGAAAAAGCGATAGAAGAACTGAATAATTCAAGGTTGGACAGCCAGGTAATTGTGGTAAATGAAGCCCGTCCAAAACCGGCTAATTCAGGTTTCGGTTCTAACCGCGGAGGCGGTGGCTATTCAAGGTCTAACGACAGAAGATACTAA
- a CDS encoding SDR family oxidoreductase, whose amino-acid sequence MKTAGNTIFITGGSAGIGLAIAKKLNAEGNKVIINGRSEERLQKALAELDGAIAIKGDWAVDTERARIAAELKNNFPELNIIINNAGAAFGYLLSEETNAVEKAQVEMNLNYFAIIHFNELMMPHLLQKEEAAIVNISSLAVYGSHKFLPTYCATKAALHSYTVALRDTYQDNKNLQVYEVYPPLTNTEFSSYIGGKNGIPPQEVADELLTGLKAAQFDIPVGETKIYAAAVNEAMAKIVAEARH is encoded by the coding sequence ATGAAAACAGCAGGTAATACCATATTCATTACAGGAGGCAGTGCCGGGATAGGCCTGGCTATCGCAAAAAAACTAAACGCAGAAGGCAATAAGGTCATCATCAATGGCCGTAGCGAAGAACGCCTGCAAAAGGCATTAGCTGAATTAGATGGTGCCATAGCCATTAAGGGTGACTGGGCCGTGGATACCGAAAGGGCCCGAATCGCAGCCGAGCTGAAAAACAACTTCCCCGAGCTAAATATCATTATCAACAATGCAGGGGCCGCCTTTGGTTATCTGCTGAGCGAAGAAACGAATGCCGTAGAAAAAGCACAGGTTGAAATGAACCTGAATTATTTTGCTATTATTCACTTTAACGAATTAATGATGCCGCACCTGTTACAAAAAGAAGAAGCGGCTATTGTAAACATCTCTTCCCTTGCAGTTTATGGCAGCCATAAATTCCTACCTACGTATTGCGCCACTAAAGCGGCCTTACACAGCTATACCGTGGCGTTAAGGGACACGTACCAGGACAATAAAAACCTGCAGGTGTATGAAGTCTACCCTCCGCTTACCAATACCGAGTTCTCTTCCTATATCGGTGGAAAGAATGGCATCCCACCGCAGGAGGTTGCAGATGAGTTACTGACCGGATTAAAGGCCGCACAATTCGATATTCCTGTTGGCGAGACAAAGATATATGCTGCGGCTGTTAATGAAGCCATGGCAAAAATAGTCGCTGAAGCTAGGCATTAA
- a CDS encoding FAD:protein FMN transferase — protein sequence MVMKPFSQSLKLMGNNFTITVVAEDNAAAQHFIGIAAEEIRRIERLLTTFSNDSQTNRINNNAGIAPVVVDEEVFRLIERSIAISKITQGAFDITYGSIDKSLWNFDRAMSSLPSKEEALKRVHLINYNNIILDASNTSVYLKEKGMRIGFGGIGKGYAAEMSKALLMRQGVSSGIINASGDLTAWGMQPDGSPWRIGISNPDRPQDVFSYMDISGKAVATSGNYEKYIMIGGKKYSHTIDPKTGLPISGIKSVTVISANAEFADAMATPIAVMGIKAGLYLIDQIPDLYCIIIDDHNNIYTSKNINLN from the coding sequence ATGGTGATGAAGCCTTTTTCTCAATCCCTGAAACTTATGGGCAACAACTTTACCATTACTGTGGTGGCCGAAGACAATGCTGCTGCCCAACACTTTATTGGAATAGCAGCGGAAGAGATAAGGAGGATTGAAAGATTGCTCACCACGTTTAGCAATGATAGCCAGACTAACCGCATCAACAACAATGCAGGTATTGCACCTGTTGTTGTGGATGAAGAAGTTTTTAGGCTCATTGAACGTAGTATTGCCATATCTAAAATCACACAGGGCGCCTTTGACATTACTTACGGCAGCATCGATAAAAGCCTGTGGAATTTTGACAGGGCTATGTCCAGCTTACCCTCTAAAGAAGAAGCTTTAAAAAGGGTGCATCTTATAAATTATAATAACATAATCCTTGATGCTTCCAATACTTCGGTATATCTGAAAGAAAAAGGTATGCGTATCGGTTTCGGGGGCATTGGCAAGGGCTATGCGGCAGAAATGTCAAAAGCACTACTGATGCGACAGGGCGTCTCAAGCGGTATCATCAATGCCAGTGGCGACCTTACCGCCTGGGGTATGCAGCCCGATGGCAGCCCGTGGCGCATTGGGATTTCAAATCCGGACCGACCACAGGACGTATTTTCTTATATGGATATCTCCGGCAAGGCAGTAGCAACATCAGGAAATTATGAGAAATATATAATGATAGGTGGAAAAAAATACTCACACACCATCGATCCCAAAACAGGGCTTCCTATATCGGGAATAAAAAGTGTAACAGTCATAAGTGCCAATGCAGAGTTTGCGGATGCTATGGCAACACCTATTGCCGTAATGGGTATTAAGGCAGGGCTGTACCTAATTGACCAGATACCTGATTTGTATTGTATCATTATAGACGACCACAACAACATTTATACCTCAAAAAATATTAACCTTAACTAA